The following coding sequences are from one Vulpes vulpes isolate BD-2025 chromosome 12, VulVul3, whole genome shotgun sequence window:
- the PAFAH1B2 gene encoding platelet-activating factor acetylhydrolase IB subunit alpha2 isoform X1 has translation MSQGDSNPAAIPHAAEDIQGDDRWMSQHNRFVLDCKDKEPDVLFVGDSMVQLMQQYEIWRELFSPLHALNFGIGGDTTRHVLWRLKNGELENIKPKVIVVWVGTNNHENTAEEVAGGIEAIVQLINTRQPQAKIIVLGLLPRGEKPNPLRQKNAKVNQLLKASLPKLANVQLLDTDGGFVHSDGAISCHDMFDFLHLTGGGYAKICKPLHELIMQLLEETPEEKQTTIA, from the exons ATGAGCCAAGGAGACTCAAACCCAGCAGCTATACCACATGCAGCAGAAGATATTCAAGGAGATGACAGATGGATGTCTCAG CACAACAGATTTGTCCTGGACTGTAAAGACAAAGAGCCTGATGTACTGTTTGTGGGGGATTCCATGGTGCAGTTAATGCAGCAGTACGAG atatGGCGAGAACTTTTTTCCCCACTTCATGCACTGAATTTTGGAATTGGAGGAGATACAACAAGACATGTTTTATGGAGACTAAAGAATGGAGAACTGGAGAATATTAAACCTAAG GTCATCGTTGTCTGGGTAGGAACAAACAACCATGAAAATACGGCAGAAGAAGTAGCAGGTGGAATCGAGGCCATTGTACAACTTATTAACACAAGGCAGCCACAGGCCAAAATCATTGTATTG GGTTTGTTACCTCGAGGTGAAAAGCCCAACCCATTGAGGCAAAAGAATGCCAAGGTGAACCAGCTCCTCAAGGCTTCCCTGCCGAAGCTCGCCAATGTCCAGCTCCTGGACACGGACGGGGGCTTCGTGCACTCGGACGGTGCCATCTCCTGCCACGACATGTTTGATTTTCTGCACCTCACGGGAGGGGGCTATGCGAAGATCTGCAAACCCCTGCATGAACTGATCATGCAGTTGTTGGAGGAGACCCCTGAGGAGAAACAGACCACCATCGCCTGA
- the PAFAH1B2 gene encoding platelet-activating factor acetylhydrolase IB subunit alpha2 isoform X2, which yields MVQLMQQYEIWRELFSPLHALNFGIGGDTTRHVLWRLKNGELENIKPKVIVVWVGTNNHENTAEEVAGGIEAIVQLINTRQPQAKIIVLGLLPRGEKPNPLRQKNAKVNQLLKASLPKLANVQLLDTDGGFVHSDGAISCHDMFDFLHLTGGGYAKICKPLHELIMQLLEETPEEKQTTIA from the exons ATGGTGCAGTTAATGCAGCAGTACGAG atatGGCGAGAACTTTTTTCCCCACTTCATGCACTGAATTTTGGAATTGGAGGAGATACAACAAGACATGTTTTATGGAGACTAAAGAATGGAGAACTGGAGAATATTAAACCTAAG GTCATCGTTGTCTGGGTAGGAACAAACAACCATGAAAATACGGCAGAAGAAGTAGCAGGTGGAATCGAGGCCATTGTACAACTTATTAACACAAGGCAGCCACAGGCCAAAATCATTGTATTG GGTTTGTTACCTCGAGGTGAAAAGCCCAACCCATTGAGGCAAAAGAATGCCAAGGTGAACCAGCTCCTCAAGGCTTCCCTGCCGAAGCTCGCCAATGTCCAGCTCCTGGACACGGACGGGGGCTTCGTGCACTCGGACGGTGCCATCTCCTGCCACGACATGTTTGATTTTCTGCACCTCACGGGAGGGGGCTATGCGAAGATCTGCAAACCCCTGCATGAACTGATCATGCAGTTGTTGGAGGAGACCCCTGAGGAGAAACAGACCACCATCGCCTGA